From Candidatus Culexarchaeum yellowstonense:
CACTGGCAACCCTAATAAAAAGTGAAGTTGAAAATGTAATAAAGGGGAAGAAGGTTAGAGATGAAGCCATAAAAGTTGCACTAATAAGGTTCTCACAGGAAATATCTGAAAAATGGAAGTTGATGGAGGGGAGGATAAGCTGGCTACTAAAGAAGAGCACAGTGGAATTGAAAAGCGACATAGCAGTTGTAACAGTTAAGCAAGCATTACTCGTAGATAAGCTTGGGGGATTAATGAGGATAGCATCAAAATCCAGATTCTTCCAATTAACACAAGGTACAAGAACCTTCACAATAAGCTGTGACAAAAAGATCATAGATGAAGTCATAACGGAAATTGGCGGCGAAAAGAATGTGGAAAAGGTGATAGACGATCAATCAGCCATAATAATAGTAAGCCCAGTGGAAGTCATAGAAATACCGGGATTTGTTTCATACGTAACAACTCAATTAGCTTGGAATGGAATAAACATAACACAAATAATATCATGCCACGAAGACACCATACTAATAGTTGACAGGAAAGATGCCCAAAAGGCATACAACATAATAGAAGACATGATAATAAAGCATAGAACAAACATAACACAAGAGGGGCAAAAATGATTCAAAAAACACAAAACATATAAAACATGGAAAATCAAACCCCCTAAAACGAATCATAAATGAAAGTTGTACTCGCATACTCAGGGGGATTGGACACCACAGTACTACTAAAAATACTACAGGAAAAGTATAATGCCGAAGTAATAACGTTAACACTAAACCTTGGGCAGGAAAAGGATTATGAGGAAGTAGAAGAGAGGGCGCTGAAAGCTGGTTCAATAAAACATTACAATATAGATGCAAGAGATGAATTCGTAAATGACTATGTGCTAC
This genomic window contains:
- a CDS encoding ACT domain-containing protein — translated: MQKDSQPSIAEVTKSIVLQHPSIIDCMKMDILNYSSLATLIKSEVENVIKGKKVRDEAIKVALIRFSQEISEKWKLMEGRISWLLKKSTVELKSDIAVVTVKQALLVDKLGGLMRIASKSRFFQLTQGTRTFTISCDKKIIDEVITEIGGEKNVEKVIDDQSAIIIVSPVEVIEIPGFVSYVTTQLAWNGINITQIISCHEDTILIVDRKDAQKAYNIIEDMIIKHRTNITQEGQK